One Lucilia cuprina isolate Lc7/37 chromosome 4, ASM2204524v1, whole genome shotgun sequence DNA segment encodes these proteins:
- the LOC111686168 gene encoding DNA-directed RNA polymerase I subunit rpa49, with protein MKEKVEIDKVYNRKKNGVVPTLLKFQNGKLSAFTKENTHFCRLRSRQDKNVMGALLVANGHTYQGLIDDSDASELTDTYICVRNKVTNKMTIIPIDQVTLKNSIYQDIDQTQREALSDHVRKMTLLKKFGGRKASRYINDKEKMHMDIKIVQEELQNTVEEAGLEENEAEESVDNTAYLDKIRPPMNVEAKQVSDVYALEDVVPMDLLNRLDEEAKTVYQTQIDQIPIQSEFLKKLIETIQQSPADKEGLDRLKLIIYMDSLLKLIKSRVKSLKKANLSDISEKVENNVRDRFSDPNSSFSGCRTSFSTEKALCHFIVLALLVSDNYSVDGAVLSQELNAPRSKVNKYAHIVQALPKSRTSILTLRLPKSVPPVPTSFAKRKKD; from the exons atgaaagaaaaggtGGAAATTGATAAGGTGTACAACCGTAAAAAGAATGGAGTTGTACCCACTTTGT TGAAATTCCAAAATGGTAAACTTAGTGCTTTTACGAaagaaaatacacatttttgcCGTTTGAGAAGTCGTCAGGATAAGAATGTAATGGGTGCTTTACTGGTGGCCAATGGTCACACCTATCAAGGTTTGATAGATGATAGCGATGCTAGTGAATTGACGGATACGTACATTTGTGTTCGTAATAAAGTGACAAACAAG ATGACAATTATCCCCATTGATCAGGTAACCTTAAAGAATAGCATTTATCAGGATATTGATCAAACACAACGTGAAGCTCTCTCAGATCATGTACGCAAAATGACATTGCTAAAGAAATTTGGTGGTCGTAAGGCCTCACGTTATATTAATGATAAGGAAAAAATGCACATGGATATAAAAATCGTACAAGAAGAATTGCAGAACACTGTTGAAGAAGCCGGTCTTGAAGAAAACGAGGCGGAAGAAAGTGTGGATAACACAGCATATTTAGATAAAATAAGACCACCTATGAATGTAGAAGCAAAACAAGTAAGTGATGTTTACGCATTAGAAGATGTGGTACCCATGGATCTATTGAATCGTTTAGACGAAGAAGCTAAGACGGTTTATCAAACTCAAATTGATCAAATACC CATACAATcggaatttttaaagaaacttataGAAACCATACAACAATCACCTGCTGATAAAGAAGGTTTAGAccgtttaaaattaattatttatatggaCTCTTTGTTGAAACTAATTAAATCACGTGTTAAATCTTTGAAAAAGGCCAACTTATCAGATATTTccgaaaaagtggaaaataatgTGCGTGATCGTTTTTCCGATCCCAATTCTAGTTTTAG cgGTTGTCGCACATCTTTCTCTACCGAAAAAGCTTTATGTCACTTTATAGTTTTAGCCTTGTTGGTCAGTGATAACTATAGCGTAGATGGTGCTGTTTTGTCTCAAGAATTGAATGCTCCTCGTtcaaaagttaataaatatgCTCATATTGTTCAAGCTTTACCTAAGTCTAGAACCTCTATTTTGACCCTGAGATTGCCTAAAAGTGTACCACCAGTACCTACAAGTTTTGCTAAAAGAAAAAAggattaa
- the LOC111686281 gene encoding polyadenylate-binding protein-interacting protein 2B, translated as MIMKVPSSDWSDQFEQYVIEEESDNELDELDQDFSEYLWMENEEEFDKIELQRLEDEELMNECLDAMLDDELEEQLNEWDKAKNEELRAALSSLAVSDCNVSNSLLNPLAAEFIPQSHLIIDLGTS; from the exons ATGATTATGAAAGTACCCTCTAGTGACTGGTCGGATCAGTTTGAACAATATGTTATAGAAGAAGAGTCTGACAATGAATTGGATGAACTGGATCAAGATTTCTCCGAGTATTTGTGGATGGAGAATGAAGAAGAGTTTGATAAAATT GAGTTACAACGTCTTGAGGATGAAGAGCTAATGAATGAGTGCCTAGATGCCATGCTAGACGATGAACTCGAAGAACAGCTTAACGAATGGGACAAAGCTAAAAACGAAGAACTTAGAGCTGCTCTCTCCTCCTTGGCGGTTAGTGATTGCAATGTAAGCAATTCGTTACTTAATCCTTTGGCAGCTGAATTTATACCACAAAGTCATTTAATTATTGATTTGGGTACTTCATAA
- the LOC111686335 gene encoding uncharacterized protein LOC111686335, with protein sequence MLLKIVLLVFSLNFSKILTQSTKNQPVDSSIDDTPSPEWIKYQQERFQNLDTLTPTYREILKSINKPKEPVVVAVSNVHSQMETTSRQEGSHQDKEDYVQLSDLEDNDADNMKEFEKEKRPSENSVEFPSIKGFIEFIKSLKHSWMKNSIFRIDDKIKMLHQLKDSLLKTIEQQFMILWQDDDDDDDDNVEQSYTNENKESRNMAEKNSSNHLRSKRGILDESNINFPPNAALISINFLTFAVYLIKLVLQVVNIIKTKHYQFSSMNMNMMDTGAIRFG encoded by the exons ATGTTGCTTAAAATAGTATTGTTggtattttccttaaatttttctaaaattttaacacaatcAACTAAAAATCAGCCTGTTGATAGTTCGATTGATGATACACCCAGTCCAGAATGGATTAAATATCAGCAGGaaagatttcaaaatttagATACGTTGACACCAACCTATCGGgagattttaaaaagtattaacaaACCTAAAGAGCCAGTGGTAGTAGCGGTAAGCAATGTCCATAGTCAAATGGAAACAACTTCAAGGCAAGAAGGTTCTCATCAAGATAAAGAAGATTATGTTCAGCTATCCGACTTGGAGGATAATGATGCTGACAATATGAAAGAATTTGAAAAGGAAAAGAGGCCTTCGGAAAACAGTGTTGAATTTCCTTCCATAAAaggttttatagaatttatcaAGTCCCTAAAACATTCATGgatgaaaaattcaatttttcgtATTGATGATAAAATCAAAATGCTGCATCAATTAAAGGATTCTCTGTTGAAAACTATTG aACAACAATTTATGATTCTATGGcaagacgatgatgatgatgatgacgacaatGTAGAACAATCttatacaaatgaaaataagGAATCTCGTAATATGGCCGAAAAAAATAGTAGCAATCATTTACGTAGTAAACGTGGTATTTTAGATGAatctaatataaattttccacCAAATGCAGCGTTAAttagtataaattttttaacatttgcagtatatttaataaaattagttttg CAAGTggtcaatattattaaaactaaacattatCAATTCTCATCAATGAATATGAATATGATGGATACGGGAGCCATACGATTTGGTTGa
- the LOC111686177 gene encoding dynein light chain Tctex-type: protein MDDSREENQFIVDDVSKIIKEAIESTIGGNAYQHDKVNNWTGQVVENCLSMLTKEQKPYKYIVTSMIMQKNGAGLHTASSCYWNNDTDGSCTVRWENKTMYCIVSVFGLAV, encoded by the coding sequence ATGGATGATTCACGCGAAGAGAATCAATTTATTGTAGATGATGTAAGCAAAATCATAAAGGAAGCTATAGAATCCACCATTGGTGGCAACGCCTACCAGCACGACAAAGTAAACAATTGGACGGGTCAGGTGGTGGAGAATTGCCTGAGCATGTTGACCAAGGAACAAAAACCCTACAAATACATAGTGACCTCGATGATAATGCAAAAGAATGGTGCCGGTCTGCATACAGCCTCCTCCTGTTATTGGAACAACGACACAGATGGCAGTTGTACAGTGCGTTGGGAGAATAAAACCATGTATTGTATTGTTTCCGTTTTCGGTTTGGCCGTTTAA